In the Deltaproteobacteria bacterium genome, one interval contains:
- the cobU gene encoding bifunctional adenosylcobinamide kinase/adenosylcobinamide-phosphate guanylyltransferase translates to MALITGGAKSGKSRYAQRLAESLPRPWLYVATSEALDEEMSDRIARHQARRGPEWTTREEPVALARTLQEADGRYGVILVDCLTVWLSNLMTRLAPDSDIDSLEVMALINGLENLNTPVILVTNEVGWGIVPDNILARKFRDRAGDLHQRLSEVADLVVLVVCGLPLILKPESTAPSR, encoded by the coding sequence TTGGCCCTAATCACCGGCGGGGCCAAAAGCGGCAAAAGCCGCTATGCCCAGAGGTTGGCCGAATCCCTGCCCCGCCCTTGGCTCTATGTGGCCACCAGCGAAGCCCTGGATGAGGAGATGTCTGACCGTATTGCCCGCCATCAGGCCCGGCGGGGGCCGGAGTGGACCACCAGGGAAGAGCCTGTGGCCTTGGCCCGGACGCTCCAAGAGGCGGACGGCCGGTATGGAGTGATTCTGGTTGACTGCCTGACGGTCTGGTTGTCCAACCTGATGACCCGATTGGCCCCTGACTCGGATATCGACAGCCTTGAAGTCATGGCTCTGATTAATGGTTTAGAAAACCTGAATACCCCGGTTATCCTGGTCACCAATGAGGTGGGATGGGGAATAGTTCCGGACAATATCCTGGCCCGCAAGTTCCGCGACCGGGCCGGAGACCTGCATCAACGGTTGAGTGAGGTGGCCGACCTGGTGGTATTGGTGGTGTGCGGCCTGCCTCTGATTCTAAAACCTGAGTCAACGGCCCCGTCCAGGTAA
- a CDS encoding NAD(P)/FAD-dependent oxidoreductase yields MAENLPEKGAIIQRDKETYAIAPHIPGGIITDFGLLRRVAEVSEKYGVKVVKLTSAERFALVGIKAEDLDQVWQELGMVPGAAIGLCVRSIKLCPGTTFCQMGLQDAVGVGLKLDEKYHGAPLPFKFKIGVSGCPNNCAESSIKDLGLVGTAKGWRVLAGGFASGHKPRLADVIAKGLNDEEALALSGRIIDWFSQAGKRKRLGRVIDEIGLDRFKQELGVPLEE; encoded by the coding sequence ATGGCAGAAAATCTACCTGAAAAAGGGGCCATTATCCAGAGAGATAAAGAAACCTATGCCATCGCGCCGCATATTCCGGGGGGGATTATCACCGATTTTGGATTATTGCGCCGGGTGGCGGAGGTCTCGGAAAAATATGGCGTCAAGGTTGTCAAACTCACCTCAGCAGAGCGGTTTGCCTTGGTAGGAATCAAGGCTGAGGATCTCGACCAGGTCTGGCAGGAACTGGGGATGGTCCCTGGAGCCGCCATTGGCCTCTGCGTCCGGTCCATCAAGTTATGCCCCGGCACTACCTTTTGCCAGATGGGCCTTCAAGATGCGGTGGGAGTAGGCCTGAAACTGGATGAGAAATACCATGGTGCGCCTCTACCGTTTAAATTTAAGATCGGAGTTTCCGGTTGCCCTAATAATTGTGCCGAGAGTTCGATTAAGGACCTGGGGCTGGTGGGTACCGCCAAAGGCTGGCGGGTGCTGGCAGGTGGCTTTGCCTCCGGCCATAAGCCGCGGCTGGCCGATGTGATTGCCAAAGGCCTTAACGATGAAGAGGCCTTGGCGCTCTCTGGCCGCATCATTGATTGGTTCAGTCAGGCCGGGAAAAGAAAACGTTTGGGAAGGGTAATCGATGAAATCGGCCTGGACCGATTCAAGCAGGAACTGGGAGTGCCCCTGGAGGAGTAA
- a CDS encoding metallophosphoesterase — MVRLELWRETSRSDKTLGTYDIFVRFKRTPAGFVKLPTIIEGPLVNLVCSEANDRVVITFRTSDPGVGKVILNNGPVFADPTPTTHHEIRVTGLQPQRVYRYQVEFDNFRTNAYTFRSAPAPGQGPVTFAFLSDSREGIAGGNHKFMGLNYAALDQSLRLAYRRGAELIIFGGDLVNGYSTCQDDFKTQLYAWKQAAAGFWHERPVYTGMGNHESLIKAYRDGSKYGTVLDKWPYATDSAEAVFAAEFVNPANGPVPADPRRPPYSENVYSFQYGPVKIIAVNNCYWLSWKAGNWEAAKEFGGSPQGYLLPDQLEWLRTELKKADKDASIKYIVLFAHEPIFPNDGGLRNCMWYRGNNRVRAYTYQGGAKPTPDGPGIIDLRNELVRMLAENPKVALFLAGHEHSYSKILIHNHVLIGDPGPDDKNHNGKIGEAGETCSPLQDLKYPTWYITSGGAGAPYCGEQLTPWNKYWKKSPRHGYYYYSTQENFLLFTADHRKISLQVVNLQGQVIDQIENLMAVKKQKF; from the coding sequence GTGGTGCGGTTGGAGCTCTGGCGGGAAACGTCCCGGTCAGATAAAACCCTTGGAACTTATGATATTTTTGTCAGATTTAAAAGGACCCCGGCAGGCTTTGTCAAACTCCCCACCATCATCGAAGGCCCCTTGGTTAATCTGGTCTGTAGCGAGGCCAACGATCGGGTGGTCATTACTTTTCGGACCAGCGACCCGGGGGTGGGAAAGGTTATCCTGAATAACGGCCCGGTCTTTGCAGACCCGACTCCGACTACTCATCATGAAATCCGAGTCACTGGTCTTCAACCCCAGAGGGTCTATCGCTACCAGGTGGAATTCGACAATTTCAGAACCAACGCCTATACTTTCCGCAGCGCGCCGGCCCCGGGGCAGGGACCGGTCACCTTTGCCTTTCTGTCTGACAGCCGGGAAGGAATTGCGGGCGGCAACCATAAATTCATGGGTCTAAACTATGCGGCCTTGGACCAGAGCCTGAGATTAGCCTATCGCCGCGGAGCTGAGTTGATCATCTTCGGAGGTGACCTGGTCAACGGCTATTCAACCTGCCAAGACGACTTTAAAACGCAACTCTATGCCTGGAAACAGGCGGCCGCGGGGTTCTGGCACGAGCGGCCGGTCTATACCGGCATGGGCAATCATGAATCACTGATTAAAGCTTACCGCGATGGTTCAAAATACGGCACCGTGCTGGATAAATGGCCCTATGCCACGGACAGTGCCGAAGCGGTCTTTGCCGCAGAATTCGTAAATCCTGCCAATGGCCCGGTTCCGGCTGACCCGCGGCGGCCACCTTATAGTGAAAATGTCTATTCCTTCCAATACGGCCCGGTAAAAATTATTGCCGTTAATAATTGTTATTGGCTGTCCTGGAAGGCCGGCAACTGGGAAGCAGCCAAGGAATTCGGCGGTTCCCCGCAAGGCTACCTCCTGCCTGATCAGTTGGAATGGCTCAGAACCGAGCTCAAGAAAGCCGACAAGGATGCCTCCATAAAATATATCGTTCTCTTTGCCCATGAGCCGATTTTCCCCAATGACGGCGGCCTTAGAAATTGTATGTGGTACCGGGGCAACAACCGCGTCCGGGCCTATACCTATCAGGGCGGGGCGAAACCGACCCCGGACGGCCCGGGTATTATTGATCTGAGGAATGAACTGGTCCGGATGTTGGCCGAAAATCCCAAAGTGGCGCTATTCCTGGCCGGCCATGAACATTCGTATAGCAAGATTTTGATCCATAACCATGTCCTTATTGGTGACCCTGGCCCAGATGATAAAAACCACAACGGTAAGATCGGCGAAGCCGGGGAAACCTGTTCGCCCCTGCAAGACCTCAAATATCCGACCTGGTACATTACCTCGGGGGGCGCGGGGGCGCCCTATTGCGGGGAGCAATTGACTCCCTGGAATAAATACTGGAAAAAAAGCCCCCGCCATGGTTATTATTACTACTCAACCCAGGAAAATTTCTTGCTCTTCACTGCCGACCATAGAAAAATCTCCTTGCAGGTGGTCAATCTGCAAGGACAAGTCATAGATCAGATCGAGAACCTGATGGCGGTCAAAAAACAAAAATTTTAA
- a CDS encoding molybdopterin-dependent oxidoreductase, whose protein sequence is MTATNVELNRQRAQIYQLLSTLYRDELSSALYEKLRGAEFLQGLKNIITRCSLPELRIGLESLLTYLEHCEAPDWADLRYEYADIFLNAGPNPVFPYASSFIHRVPVLMGAVPEVRRYYRQAEVHKSPRYHDLDDHLAVELEFMRFLAEASITGGASAADWEKLRFKFLRDHLMGWALEFCAVLASCAQSDFYRALAEVTLQILVQDRALASAQHSGQALPGAPLEAFAALGEVISTLELDKEYFTLDKGAIPEEPEKVLPTHCYICNALCGKTVKLKDGIITGLAGLEGDIRGGGRLCPKGGSSNYHVYSAYRLKTPLIRENGRFRKASWDEALDRIAQGLKSLEPHTVGFLRGNDFNNWLTEGVMNAYGAHICTHRTMCDNPMRQANEHNLNDKRPWLNYQQSDYILNFGHNEVATSQSQRKLRLLREAVTRGAKLVVFDPRRSETAALATEWIPIKSSTDGAVAMAMCHVIVKNELYNKEFVENWTFGFEDFKRRLLGEEDGLPRTPEWAEKISGVPAATIERIALEIAQSRHPGVVTWTGVAQSPNAFHGTMAVWALNALLGTFDAPGGPSLPYKRKLSSPWGPGQEKPPVKPKDKMNQLRMWAGWASGYFPEDVAQRRFQGFLCYYGDAVLSWTNREAAEKAIKELKFKATIDSFMSNTAVLCDVVLPGVSWFEQSRVYAEWLYDAAIHLTQQVIDPLYDNRSDFFIFTELAKRLGLGQYFPWTDIEDAMRNQLAGTPWSLEELKAKGYIITDQAEYYKYQKWGGFNPPEGYGSSGKTITGKYNFKNPVAEEKGMDPLPDYRDPYEDWPLLKPDEDYPLILGNFRFAEHEHCSTQNNFYLMSQVGKNPIWINYLDAKARGIENHDPVRVTSPWGQTTTEAYVTWNIRQGTTAMGGGFGHIRGLEADPKYPQFGGCGGVGDLMPPNVTDVYAGTAPLKLIKVQVAKA, encoded by the coding sequence ATGACCGCGACCAATGTGGAATTAAACCGGCAGCGAGCGCAAATATACCAATTACTATCAACTTTATATAGAGATGAACTTTCCTCGGCGCTTTACGAGAAATTACGGGGCGCAGAGTTTCTCCAGGGTTTAAAAAACATTATCACCCGATGCAGCTTACCAGAGCTGCGCATTGGGTTAGAAAGCCTGCTAACCTACTTGGAACATTGTGAGGCGCCGGATTGGGCCGACCTGCGGTATGAATACGCCGATATCTTTCTCAATGCCGGGCCCAATCCGGTCTTCCCGTACGCCTCCTCCTTTATCCACCGGGTCCCGGTGCTGATGGGGGCAGTCCCCGAAGTGAGGCGATATTATCGCCAGGCCGAGGTTCACAAATCGCCCCGCTATCATGATCTGGACGATCATCTAGCAGTAGAATTGGAGTTCATGCGCTTTCTAGCCGAGGCCAGCATTACAGGCGGGGCGTCGGCCGCGGATTGGGAAAAACTGCGATTCAAATTCCTAAGAGATCACCTGATGGGCTGGGCCCTCGAATTCTGCGCGGTGTTGGCCAGTTGTGCCCAGTCCGATTTCTACCGGGCCTTAGCTGAAGTTACCTTGCAAATACTGGTTCAAGACCGGGCCTTGGCATCTGCCCAGCATTCCGGTCAGGCCCTTCCCGGGGCTCCATTAGAGGCCTTTGCCGCTCTGGGGGAAGTCATCTCCACTCTTGAGCTCGATAAGGAATATTTCACGTTGGACAAAGGGGCAATCCCGGAAGAGCCGGAAAAAGTACTGCCCACCCATTGTTACATTTGCAATGCTCTTTGTGGAAAGACCGTCAAGCTGAAAGACGGGATCATTACCGGATTGGCCGGTTTAGAAGGCGACATTCGGGGGGGCGGTCGCCTTTGTCCCAAAGGGGGCTCTTCTAATTACCATGTCTATAGCGCCTACCGTCTCAAGACCCCGTTAATTCGAGAAAATGGACGCTTCCGAAAGGCCTCCTGGGATGAGGCCCTGGATCGGATCGCTCAGGGCTTAAAATCTTTAGAGCCCCATACCGTGGGATTCCTCCGGGGTAATGACTTTAATAACTGGCTCACCGAAGGGGTGATGAACGCCTATGGGGCGCATATTTGTACCCATCGGACCATGTGCGACAATCCCATGCGCCAGGCTAACGAGCACAACCTGAACGATAAACGGCCCTGGCTTAACTATCAGCAGTCAGATTATATCCTCAATTTCGGACACAATGAAGTGGCCACCAGCCAGAGTCAGCGCAAGCTCCGACTGCTTCGAGAAGCTGTGACCCGAGGGGCCAAACTAGTGGTGTTTGACCCCCGCCGGTCGGAGACTGCGGCCCTGGCCACCGAATGGATCCCGATCAAATCCTCTACCGATGGGGCAGTGGCGATGGCCATGTGTCACGTTATAGTCAAAAACGAACTTTACAATAAAGAGTTCGTCGAAAATTGGACCTTTGGCTTTGAGGATTTCAAGCGCCGCTTACTAGGGGAAGAAGATGGATTGCCCCGCACCCCGGAATGGGCCGAAAAAATCAGTGGGGTGCCGGCGGCCACCATTGAACGGATAGCCCTGGAGATCGCCCAGTCACGTCATCCGGGTGTGGTGACCTGGACCGGGGTGGCCCAATCACCCAACGCCTTTCATGGCACCATGGCGGTATGGGCGTTAAATGCCCTATTGGGTACTTTTGACGCCCCTGGAGGGCCAAGCTTGCCTTACAAACGCAAATTGTCCAGTCCCTGGGGGCCGGGCCAAGAAAAGCCCCCGGTCAAGCCCAAGGATAAAATGAACCAACTGAGGATGTGGGCCGGGTGGGCCTCCGGCTATTTCCCCGAGGATGTCGCCCAGCGCCGATTCCAGGGATTCCTGTGTTATTATGGGGATGCGGTGCTTTCCTGGACCAACCGGGAGGCCGCCGAGAAGGCTATCAAGGAGCTTAAATTTAAAGCCACCATCGATTCATTTATGAGCAACACCGCGGTGTTGTGCGATGTGGTGCTGCCGGGGGTAAGTTGGTTTGAGCAAAGCCGGGTTTACGCCGAATGGCTTTATGATGCGGCGATTCACCTTACCCAGCAGGTGATCGATCCGCTATACGATAACCGGTCGGATTTCTTTATTTTTACCGAGCTGGCCAAGCGTCTGGGGCTGGGGCAATATTTCCCCTGGACCGATATCGAGGACGCGATGCGCAACCAATTGGCCGGGACCCCCTGGAGCCTGGAAGAACTCAAAGCCAAAGGTTACATTATCACGGATCAGGCCGAATATTATAAATATCAAAAATGGGGCGGCTTCAATCCTCCCGAAGGCTATGGTTCATCTGGCAAGACCATAACCGGCAAATACAATTTCAAGAACCCGGTGGCGGAAGAGAAAGGTATGGATCCGCTGCCGGATTACCGCGATCCCTACGAAGATTGGCCCCTGCTTAAGCCGGATGAAGATTATCCTCTTATCCTGGGCAATTTCCGGTTCGCAGAACATGAACATTGCAGCACCCAGAACAATTTCTATCTGATGTCTCAGGTGGGGAAAAACCCCATCTGGATTAATTACCTGGATGCCAAAGCCCGGGGCATTGAAAACCACGACCCGGTTCGGGTGACTTCCCCCTGGGGACAGACGACTACCGAAGCCTATGTAACCTGGAATATCCGCCAGGGAACGACCGCCATGGGGGGAGGCTTCGGCCATATCCGGGGTCTGGAGGCGGATCCCAAATATCCCCAATTCGGGGGCTGCGGAGGCGTCGGAGACCTGATGCCTCCCAATGTGACCGATGTTTATGCCGGGACCGCCCCCCTAAAATTGATCAAAGTTCAAGTTGCCAAGGCATAA
- a CDS encoding HPF/RaiA family ribosome-associated protein, with amino-acid sequence MLPQDIRISGRHVEILPEWREKIETELERLQKHYYDPILHARVEIIGSGHHRHGAFEIHLLISIPGDTITLTREGEFVLPLIVEAFDALDRSLEEHSHIRQRMVKAHEDHAQLGKILRLFPEEDYGFIETTDGLEVYFHAHAVRKGSFDKLKIGEPVKLALESGDKGPQAIWVLPLD; translated from the coding sequence ATGCTGCCCCAGGATATCCGCATCTCAGGCCGTCACGTGGAAATCCTGCCGGAATGGCGGGAAAAAATCGAAACAGAACTGGAACGTCTGCAAAAACACTATTATGATCCGATCCTCCACGCCCGGGTGGAGATCATCGGTTCTGGTCACCACCGCCACGGGGCCTTCGAAATTCATCTGCTAATATCCATCCCCGGAGATACCATTACCCTGACTCGTGAGGGGGAGTTTGTCCTGCCCCTGATCGTCGAGGCCTTTGATGCACTAGATCGAAGTCTGGAAGAACACTCCCATATCCGCCAGCGCATGGTCAAGGCCCATGAGGACCATGCTCAGCTGGGCAAAATCCTGCGGCTGTTCCCGGAAGAGGATTATGGTTTCATTGAAACCACCGATGGTCTGGAAGTCTATTTTCATGCCCACGCGGTGCGAAAAGGCAGCTTTGATAAACTTAAGATCGGAGAACCGGTAAAATTGGCCCTGGAAAGCGGGGATAAAGGCCCTCAGGCCATCTGGGTCCTCCCCTTGGATTGA
- the cobT gene encoding nicotinate-nucleotide--dimethylbenzimidazole phosphoribosyltransferase — protein MIELEQLIDQIQPLNPHWFQQAQQRLDQLTKPRGSLGRLEELAAHYVAIREELFPTINRKMVCVFAADHGVVVEGVSAFPSEVTFQMVANFLRGGAAINVLSRHVGAEVQVVDIGVKTDFEPQPGLISRKVAYGTRNLAAEQAMRWEELAQALQVGLELAQHNIAAGVDILATGEMGIGNTTPAAALAAVFTGQPVAAVTGRGTGVDAATYRHKVGVIERALAHHRPDPQDPLAVLAQVGGLEIAGLTGLILGAAAARRPVVVDGFIATAAALVAARLCPRVKEYMLAAHRSVEPGHQLILDSLGLKPLLNLGMRLGEGTGAVLGMSLIEAGLKIYKEMATFAEAGVSDRTEGDGSP, from the coding sequence ATGATTGAACTTGAACAATTAATCGATCAGATCCAACCCCTCAACCCACACTGGTTCCAACAGGCCCAGCAGCGGCTCGATCAACTCACCAAACCCCGGGGCAGTCTGGGGCGGTTGGAAGAACTGGCGGCCCATTATGTGGCCATCCGGGAGGAACTTTTCCCAACCATTAATCGCAAGATGGTCTGTGTCTTTGCCGCCGACCACGGCGTGGTCGTCGAAGGCGTCAGCGCCTTTCCCTCGGAGGTGACCTTTCAGATGGTGGCTAATTTCCTGCGGGGCGGGGCGGCGATCAATGTGCTGAGCCGGCATGTGGGGGCCGAGGTGCAGGTGGTGGATATCGGCGTTAAGACAGATTTTGAGCCGCAGCCAGGGCTGATCTCCCGCAAGGTGGCCTATGGCACCCGCAATTTAGCCGCGGAGCAGGCCATGCGTTGGGAGGAACTAGCCCAGGCCTTGCAGGTGGGTCTAGAGCTGGCCCAGCACAATATTGCTGCTGGGGTTGATATTCTGGCTACCGGCGAAATGGGGATCGGCAATACCACCCCGGCTGCGGCCCTGGCCGCGGTGTTCACCGGCCAGCCCGTGGCCGCGGTCACTGGCCGGGGGACCGGCGTTGATGCGGCCACCTATCGCCACAAAGTCGGCGTCATCGAACGGGCTTTGGCGCATCATCGCCCTGATCCGCAAGACCCTTTGGCAGTGCTGGCCCAGGTCGGCGGCCTGGAGATCGCCGGTCTGACCGGTCTGATTTTAGGGGCTGCTGCGGCCCGGCGGCCAGTAGTAGTAGATGGTTTCATCGCCACTGCCGCGGCCTTGGTGGCCGCCAGACTCTGCCCTCGGGTTAAAGAGTATATGCTGGCAGCTCACCGGTCAGTGGAGCCGGGGCATCAGCTGATATTAGACAGCCTTGGTTTAAAACCATTGTTAAATCTGGGGATGCGCCTGGGAGAAGGCACCGGGGCCGTCCTGGGGATGAGTCTAATCGAAGCCGGGCTTAAGATCTATAAAGAAATGGCTACCTTTGCAGAAGCCGGGGTCTCGGACCGGACTGAAGGAGACGGGTCGCCATGA
- the amrS gene encoding AmmeMemoRadiSam system radical SAM enzyme, producing MQEARFYEKLEDNKVQCHLCAHECQIDPGKRGICMVRENREGVLYSLVYGKLIAQNVDPIEKKPLFHFLPGSRSFSIATVGCNFQCLHCQNYDISQYPRLHEKKIIGQEMTPAEVVAQTRASHAASISYTYTEPTIFSEFAYDTAVLAREQGIRNVYVSNGFMTETSATVLAEVIDAINIDLKSFSDDFYRKVCKARLQPVLDNIARMKRLGVWVEVTTLVIPGLNDSESELKEIAAFIKGVDAGIPWHVSAFYPTYKMLDRPPTPTATLLRAREIGLETGLRYVYTGNIRGDAGEDTFCYQCQALLVDRLGYTIRHNYLKESHCPQCGALIDGVWK from the coding sequence ATGCAAGAAGCCAGATTTTATGAGAAACTTGAGGATAATAAGGTTCAGTGTCATCTCTGCGCCCATGAATGCCAGATCGATCCTGGCAAACGGGGCATATGTATGGTTCGGGAAAACCGGGAAGGCGTCCTCTATTCCCTGGTTTATGGCAAGCTCATCGCCCAAAATGTCGATCCCATCGAAAAGAAACCGTTATTCCATTTCTTGCCTGGCAGCCGGTCATTTTCGATTGCCACGGTAGGCTGTAATTTTCAGTGCCTGCACTGCCAGAACTATGATATTTCCCAATACCCGCGGCTGCACGAAAAAAAGATTATCGGTCAGGAGATGACCCCGGCGGAGGTGGTCGCCCAGACCCGGGCCAGCCATGCGGCCAGCATCTCGTACACCTATACAGAGCCAACTATTTTTTCGGAATTTGCATATGATACTGCGGTGTTAGCTAGAGAACAGGGAATCCGCAACGTCTATGTTTCTAATGGTTTCATGACCGAGACCTCGGCCACGGTGCTGGCGGAGGTGATTGACGCCATTAATATTGATCTGAAAAGTTTTTCGGATGATTTTTATCGCAAGGTTTGCAAGGCCAGGCTCCAGCCGGTGCTGGATAATATCGCCCGGATGAAGCGCTTGGGGGTCTGGGTGGAGGTGACCACCCTGGTGATTCCGGGATTAAACGACTCCGAGAGCGAACTCAAAGAGATCGCCGCCTTCATAAAAGGAGTGGATGCCGGAATTCCTTGGCATGTGTCGGCGTTCTATCCGACTTACAAGATGTTGGATCGCCCCCCGACTCCGACTGCAACGTTACTCCGGGCCAGAGAAATCGGCCTGGAAACCGGACTTCGATATGTCTATACGGGCAACATCCGGGGTGATGCCGGTGAAGACACTTTCTGTTACCAATGTCAGGCGCTGCTCGTCGACCGCCTTGGATATACTATCCGACACAACTATCTAAAGGAGAGCCACTGCCCTCAATGCGGGGCTTTAATCGATGGGGTCTGGAAATAG
- the cobO gene encoding cob(I)yrinic acid a,c-diamide adenosyltransferase: MTPKLTQGLVQVYTGDGKGKTTCALGLALRAVGRGFKVLMIQFLKGEESGERLAALRLAPEFTIRHFGRCGFIRKDHPDPQDVAQAQEALALAQQSIQSGEYDLVILDEINIALYFNLLSVAEVLDLLQSRPPQVEIVLTGRYAPPEIIAAADLVTEMKNLKHYYERGIPAREGIES, encoded by the coding sequence ATGACCCCAAAATTGACCCAGGGTCTGGTCCAGGTCTACACCGGGGACGGCAAAGGCAAAACCACCTGTGCCCTGGGACTGGCGCTGCGGGCGGTAGGCCGGGGATTCAAGGTCTTAATGATTCAGTTTTTAAAAGGGGAAGAAAGCGGGGAACGATTGGCGGCGCTGCGGCTAGCCCCGGAGTTTACCATCCGCCACTTCGGCCGCTGTGGCTTTATCAGAAAAGATCATCCCGACCCCCAGGACGTGGCTCAGGCCCAGGAAGCCCTGGCCCTGGCGCAACAGTCGATCCAGAGCGGAGAATATGACCTGGTCATCCTGGACGAGATCAACATCGCCCTTTATTTTAATCTGCTTTCAGTGGCCGAGGTGCTTGACCTGCTTCAGTCCCGTCCTCCCCAAGTGGAGATTGTGTTAACCGGCCGCTATGCCCCTCCCGAGATTATTGCCGCCGCTGATCTGGTCACCGAGATGAAGAACCTGAAACATTATTACGAGCGCGGCATCCCCGCTCGGGAGGGGATTGAATCCTAA
- a CDS encoding acyl-CoA dehydrogenase family protein, whose amino-acid sequence MDFTLSPSQQQVQDSARQFAQEKIQPQAAALDRQGRHPAEILAGLGELGFMGLALPEAYGGAGKDFVSYVLAVKEIAQACTSCALIMHVNHTLFAGTVNSWGTEAQKLKYLPPVAQGHKMACFALTEAEAGSDPSRLQCTAIRQGQDYILTGEKKFVTSGQVASYGLVAASTAPELGAKGISAFIVDLEDNPGVTVGPLEDKLGLRATGTVDLIFDNVRIPGTNLLGGENQGLKVMLRTLDDGRIGTAAQAVGLGRAVLTEALAYARRREQFGQAIAQFQAIQWKLADIATELESAELLTLRAAWRKDQGLPYDTGAAMAKLFATDVAMRAAVEGVQIMGGYGYLKDYPMERHLRDAKGAQIYEGTNEIMRLIIARNLFRDKI is encoded by the coding sequence ATGGATTTTACTTTAAGCCCATCCCAACAACAGGTCCAGGACAGCGCCCGACAATTCGCCCAGGAAAAGATCCAGCCCCAGGCCGCGGCATTAGATCGCCAGGGCCGGCATCCAGCGGAGATTCTGGCCGGCCTTGGGGAATTGGGCTTCATGGGACTGGCCCTCCCGGAAGCCTACGGCGGGGCCGGAAAAGATTTTGTCAGTTATGTGCTGGCGGTGAAGGAAATTGCTCAGGCCTGTACCTCCTGTGCCTTGATTATGCATGTCAATCATACCTTATTTGCCGGGACAGTAAATAGTTGGGGGACGGAGGCTCAGAAGCTGAAATATCTGCCCCCGGTGGCTCAGGGCCACAAAATGGCCTGTTTTGCCCTCACCGAGGCCGAAGCGGGCTCGGATCCGAGCCGGCTGCAATGCACGGCCATCCGCCAGGGCCAGGACTATATCCTCACCGGCGAAAAGAAATTCGTCACCAGCGGCCAGGTGGCCAGCTACGGGCTGGTGGCGGCCAGTACCGCACCGGAGCTGGGGGCTAAAGGCATCAGCGCCTTTATTGTGGACTTGGAGGATAACCCAGGAGTTACCGTAGGACCCTTGGAGGATAAATTGGGGCTTAGGGCCACCGGCACGGTGGATTTAATTTTCGATAATGTCCGCATTCCGGGAACAAATCTTCTCGGTGGTGAAAATCAGGGTTTGAAGGTGATGCTTCGAACTCTGGATGACGGCCGCATTGGCACCGCAGCCCAGGCAGTGGGGCTGGGGCGGGCAGTATTAACGGAAGCGCTGGCCTATGCGCGCCGCCGGGAGCAGTTCGGCCAAGCCATTGCCCAGTTCCAGGCCATTCAGTGGAAGCTGGCCGATATCGCCACCGAGTTGGAATCTGCGGAACTCTTGACCCTTAGAGCGGCCTGGCGCAAAGATCAAGGACTGCCTTACGATACCGGGGCGGCCATGGCCAAGCTGTTTGCCACTGATGTGGCCATGCGGGCCGCAGTGGAGGGCGTGCAGATCATGGGCGGGTATGGCTACCTGAAAGATTACCCCATGGAGCGACACTTGCGGGACGCCAAGGGCGCCCAGATCTATGAAGGCACCAACGAGATCATGCGGTTAATTATTGCCCGTAATCTGTTTAGAGATAAAATTTGA